The Ipomoea triloba cultivar NCNSP0323 chromosome 14, ASM357664v1 region CACTAATTATGTTCTTGTTTAATCTAATTATTCTTGGTTAATTGGCTGATTTCACCAGGAATTAATAAAATGTTACATAATTAGTGAAACAATTACATTTTAAGCCCACAAAtgccaataataataataataataagaataataataataaaaagaaaattttgaaactcAATAATAGAGTTATATAGTAGGGAGTTGTATTCAACACAGGAAAAATAGTTATATATAACCAATTATAGAATAGGTGATTCCATAGTTACGGTAGTTGACACTATATAGTAAGATTTCTTTATGATAATTATCGGTATAAATCTTAATACTTGTAATTAGAGAGTATATTTTATTTGGCAAGGTCCTTATTAGCACATATCATTGAAAATTATATTCGGCGTGATCCTTTTTGTATTTGTTTGAGGTGAACAACCTTACATTCCACAGAAATTGCTCAGATCGCGCACGTTTGAATCTTCACTTTGACAATTTACATAATATGTATTCAAAAAAGAAATCATTGACAATCATTATAGGAAAATTCCTTTGGTCAATCATCAATAGGGTTCTCAATACCCAtcattaaaaagtatatttgacaagtttatttgtattcatttgCAACGAACAACCCCACATATTCACGAAGATTGCTCAAACCATGCACGTAATCATCAATCTTCAAATTGAAAAATTGCATAACATGTTTCTAAAGATTTACTTATTAAAACAGCTTGTAACGGTAAACTTtatcattatttaattaatcatgagaaaataaatatttatattaaatgtatCTTCTAGTGCTATATAACTTGAGAAGGAATAGAAAGATACACCTTTAAATTCTAAAAATCATTATTATTCTCTAAACTTGAAAATGATACACTATATATTGAGATTCTATATATGCTTCGCTTAAAAAAGCATCAATGCATGACTAAAACAATTGTTATAAAACATGTGATTAGCATTAAAAAAGATGTTGAATGAATGAAAGTGAAAAAGGATGAGTGAGGTAGAAAGAGTGGTGTTGTAAGGCACAAGAATCACATATATGCTTTATTAACTTTGCTTTAGAGttttgatatgatatgatatgatgcatACATGCAGCCATATTCATTGATGGAGGCTTGCACATACATCTCTCAGATGCCAGATCATGTGTTACTCTTTCCCCTTTCACACGCACTAAAGCCCCACTTAGTGCGTGGTCCCATCCCTATTGCCACCTCACTTAATGCTTCTCTTCTTCCCACGTGTCACATTCTTCTCTTGGACCCACGTTGCTACTCAGCCCCCTATCTCCAGCTCAGCATCAGACCTATTCCTTTATCTTTTCGTATTTCCTTTTTTCTAAATAGTACAGCTTGTCttctattttctttaatttcttttattttcttttctatttactTCATATTTGATTGGAGATTTTTGGTACTTTCTACTCGCTACTCACCTTAAATCACAAGTAAGCCTCCCTAATGTTATGATAGCTTGTGGCAGATAAGCACGCATATTATGGCATGATTTGATTATCGGTTAGTTTATTAGTAGGTAGCGTAATTTGGATCATACGATGAGTTACTATTTTAGTTAAGCAAGTATAGATAAATAAGTATAACGTGTCACACTTTGATTGGTGCAGATGGTCGGTTAGTAGGTTAATCTGTTAGTAAAGACATCTTCAATAATGAGCTACCCTTTCAGTTAAGCAAGTGTAGACAAATAGGCATAACATGGCATGTTGTGATTGGTGCAAATGGTCAGTTAGTCGGTGGAACAATAATTTGGACAATATATAGTGAGATATCATTTTAGTTAAGCAAGTGTAGACAAATATGCATAACATGGCATGCTTTGATTGGTGCAGATGGTCGGTTAGTTGATTAGTCGGTAGCGTAATTTGGATCAAACGATATGAGTTATTGTTTTAGTTAAGCAAATGTAGATAAATAGGTATAATGTGACACATTTTGATTGGTGCAGATGGTCGGTTAGAAGGTTAATCAGTCAGTAAATGCATAATTGGAATCATACAATAATGAGCTATCCTTTCAGTTAAGCAAGTGTAGAAAAATAGACATAACATGACATGCTTTGATTGGTGCAGATGGTCGGTTAGTCGGTGGACCAATTTGGACAATACAGTGAGATGTCCTTTTAGTTAAACAAGTGTAGACGAACAGGCATAACATGACATGCTTTATTGGTGCAGATGGTGGTTAGTCAGCAGCACAATTTGGACCACACAATGAGTTGTCCTTTCAGTTAAGCAAGTGCAGACAAATAGGCATAACATGACACGTTTTGATTGGTGCAGATGGTCGGTTAGTCAGTTAGTTGGTGACGCAATTTGGACTATACAATGAGTTATCGTTACAGTTAAGTGTAAGTTGCCCGTTTTCAGCTAAGCTAGTAGTCATATCCGCTAGTCAATCCCTTGATAAAAATGCAAATAAACAAGCAATGTAATTGCAATCAAATATGATAGTAAATTAGTGAAAAAACGACCCTTAGCATTGGTATAGTGATTCAGCCGTTGCACTTAAAACTCTTTTCCAGCAATAAGATGGAGTTTAAATTCCACCCCAGACATTATGGAAATGAGTTTTACCAATTTAGTTTGGGATTGGACTTCTTGTATTAAGAATAATGGTAGAGTTTGATGCAGAACTTGAAGTTATGCATGCATactcattttatttattcatgattCTGAGTCAATTTAATGGAGTCTAAAATATAACCGTAGAGTCACGAAACCTAGGTTATATGAAATGATAAAGGGTGGGATGGGGGAGTCCAATAAAATACCCATAacttataattgaaaaatttatatacaaagtatTGGGCAGACAAATTCATAAACTGGGTCATTGGTGTTAATAATTTGATGTGGCATGCATAATAATTTCTCCAATAACTGAAGTACTTTTTTATAGTTCAGCTCCAGCAGTCGCAGTACCAAAGAATTGGGCGGCATCAAGATGTAACGGGTGGGCTCAATTCCTGCCAATTTAACTGGGGACCAGAATTGGAATCCTATTTTTCACTATAAATTTATCCTCAGTTTTGTACttccattaattcattattttgttttctttttaacacacacatatacatacaaatataatattatgattgATGAGAAAAATTGATAGTCACTATTTAAAAGTATGtatttgacaaatttaattCTACTTTTATGAAATAACTCATAAAACACACATAGAGATAAATCGTATTGTATAAGTTATACATTACACATGTTGGGGCTGCTAATGTACTCCCTGCCCTATTATCTAAAACTATAATTGGACCAAACATGTGCTATTACCTAACAAAATTTAGTgctacttattattattattattattattattattattattattattacctaaCTCGtacttattaatttttgttgatatttttttaCGTGATATTGAAATGTAAAGTGTATTTTTCaatattgaaaaagaaaagtacAAGAAATAATAAGttgaacaattatatatatacacaaataatacatTCAAAATGTTAAGTATGAAGATTAAGTTATGTGGAATCCATTAATTTTATTGCGAAATAGGtggatataaataaattaattaattaactgcCAATTATTCTTAcaaattttatgataaaaagGATGACCCACCCACCATTTATTCATGACTCGTATAATACGTACCTCTCTGCTATCAACCCTAAGTCTGGCCTCAATGTGGACATGACTTGATATGATGTTTTGTGCATTGGCACCATATGTGTATAACTTGTACACCACCACAATGGTTTTCTATTTGTGGTTTAATTTGGTTATTATTACCATAAAAAAAAcgaatttgtttgtttatttgttttttttttacactttaTAATAGGTGATTGTGTTtacttcaattatatatttccCTTCTCCTGACCTATATATGCTAGGTCCGCTTTGAATAGCCTCATAGCCTTTCACCTTTATCAAGCattatataattctttttcGTCACCCATCGAATTCTTAACAAGAGGTCGATAACAACATTTCACCTTTATCAAGCACTATGTAATTCTTTTCCGTCACTCATCGAGTTCTTAACCAGAATAGTCTTATACCTTTATCAAGCACCATGTAATTATTTTCCGTCACTCATCGAGTTCTTAATTATAACAACCTTTCACCTTTATCAAATACCATGTAATTCTTTTTCGTCACCCATTGAATTCTTTAACAAGAACACCAATAAAGTGTATGGAATGTGTTTGAAAACCTTAACGTTATGGTgtgaaatatatttaaaataacagATAATATAGGAGAGAGGGCAGCTAGGAATTATTAGGATGAATGTATAGGTGTAGTGGTCCAGCTGGCATGGTGATGAAGTTTGAATGAAGTGATTAAGGCAGCATGTGATGTGAGGCTATGCCCAGGCCACTTTAACAAATACTTACAACAGGAAGGGAGttgcatatataattattaatacccttagctttttaaaatttgaatataaataatgacagaaaaaaaaagaaaaaaaaaaaagaagatgatacGGCACAGAGATTATTGAGATATATAATACGTGGAAAAGGGTGGCATGATTAATCAAGTGAAGTGGCCTGGAGGGTGGacctaaatttcaaaataaataaagaaataaaagtggTATTTGTTTAGTTAATCCCATTCTGTGGACATGTTGGAATCCGAAGAGGCATATTGCGATGTACTATGCCATTAAACATATTCTTATTATCATCAAATTACTGTTACTCAGATAAGGTTGTATTGTTTAGTTTAAACCCCTGTACTGGATTTAAGTTTGGGGATCGAGCTGAATGGGCAGAATCTTGGGAGtatatacttaattgcaatGCAtctgttcttattattatattatttaattttgatattgacGGATAGgttcaaattcattaaaaaaaaaacaacgaaTTATAAGTTTGGTTCTTTTTCACgtaattttcatttaataaaaaTCAGTATGTATGATATGTGTTTTACTTTATAAGAATACACTTATAAgttattatgttttgatgataaTCGGTTTCAAAATGCCTACACATTAACCACAACAGGCTAAGCTAGCAATaacttcttaattttttttttttttgaatactactaactctattagaatgcagtatctgttcataactactttctcaacctattgaagcacaagagaaGTATTGCAGTATAAAGgcaagggtttgatgccactagaccacaaggtccttggccaaTAACTTCTTAATTTTGTTACCCATACATTAATTATtgcaataatgataataataacaactatTATTACACTAAAACTGGTAGAATGGAAAGaattgcaataataataatgtgaatgCAAGCTAGGAGGGTAGGGTAGGAAAGGAATGGAATGCAGGAGAATGAGGGCAAGAAAGTCAAACATAAAATTTGGAGGTATTTGTGTAATTGGTAACGCCAGCGGTGTTGTGTGCTGAATTGCTGATCAAGCTTGCTTCTTGCATTGGAGGATTCAATTGCTTTGACCGCAAGATacattcacacacacacacacaagacACAACACTCATATATAGCTGTTGATGATgcacattattaattaatgtatcATATGATTCATGCCAACttcaacatatatacacatactcACATACTACTTTTATGGTATAGTAATAGTATACTGCATATATATAGAggagaaacaaataaaaaatgaagaagaaaaatatttacatGGTCCAATTGTTGTTTATGTTCAATAGAACAAagaagattttttatttattgtgatAATAATACATCTAAAGCTATCAACATCATATTTATAGACTATCATAAttgtacatttacaaattaaaattacccATGTACAATACTGTGGAAATGGTGACCTCGCACTCTAAACCCACTCACACAAACCCAATTTGGATTCAAACTACAAAGATAAATACTATCACTCCATTATATACTCTAGACATTTATCACCTTCTAACAGTATACGAGACATatacaacacacacacacacatatatatataggctagtGTTCCCGTGAGTCCACCCTTCTCCATGAGTCCGTGTGGACAGATTTGGACAATTGAATACTtgagatcaatggtttagatttggcCAACTGTGCAACTATTGACTTCACTCGCAGTCCGCATTGCACAGCTAACAAtatctaagccattgatctcaagcattcaatgGTCTATATCCGTCCAAACAAACTCATATAACATGATGGATTAATTTAATCACTGGTCTCTGACTCTATGCCATGCATGTATGTAAGAAGCCCACTTGATTAACATATGTTTTTTGGGCTTCTAATAAATGTTAGTTGAGCCCAAATTCCTTCCTGCCACACACTGCATGCCCTTAAACCTTACGGCTCGTTGCATGTGGATTCTTGTAAGCATCCAATGTGTACTTTCAGGTCCTTCACTAACTCTATTTTGgactagttttattattattattattattattattataactaaatCGACCTTATTGGGTCACATGATAATTCCCATCTCTAACTCAATAGTTGTAGACATAAGACAAttgataaaattcaaattagaaTAACATAGTGGGAAAAACGGATGGCGGGTaccgaaaaaagaaaaaaagaagaagctttTCCTGATTTGTTGAATGCATGGATTCCTTTGAATTTGGTGGATGTAATTACAATTAcacaaagaaaacaagaaacacCACACACTGCACACTCAAACTAAATGAACATTCAATTCAGAACAAACttggttatatatattatacagtACACTGCAACGACATTAGAAATGACGACGACAGTAGTGATCGATGAGTTTGAATTGATAAACGACATTAACGACGACTAATTAACGTACACATACACTGATTAACATTCATTATATTCCAGCATACAATGCAAGCTGATCGAACTGAAATTACTAAAACAACCAATGACGCACTTTGGTTTTGATGTTTTTCTCCTTAATGGTGTCTAAATTGGGCTTCCATCCTTTCCCTGATAATTGCCTACTCATCATCATGTTCAAATACTCCGGCCTTCCCTCCACTATTTCACTGAAATAATCCGGTTTGGacccctcttcttcttcttcttcttcattttctccCAAGTAACGGATCCCAATATTCCTTTTAGCATTCAGAACAACGCCGCCGCCGGAAGAAGACGCCGGACACATCCGCGCAAACAGCGGAACAAACCCGGTGTAGTGACACAAAACCGAGGACGACGAAGACAACAGCTTCGTTTTCAAAACAGCGTCGGTTTTCCCCAGAAGCTGTCGGGCTTCCTCCTTGGACAACGCGGCCGGCTTGCCGCGCCGTATTGGAAGCATGAGGTATACCTTGTTCATCTCCAGCTTCCTGTCGGCCGGCAAAGGAGCCGCCTTTTTCCCCTCAGCCACCGCCTGAAACTCCACCACCACCTGCTGCGGATGC contains the following coding sequences:
- the LOC116004437 gene encoding uncharacterized protein LOC116004437, which encodes MGNSMAAHGGAGKVKVILADGRVCEYVEPLTAAEMMLEHPQQVVVEFQAVAEGKKAAPLPADRKLEMNKVYLMLPIRRGKPAALSKEEARQLLGKTDAVLKTKLLSSSSSVLCHYTGFVPLFARMCPASSSGGGVVLNAKRNIGIRYLGENEEEEEEEGSKPDYFSEIVEGRPEYLNMMMSRQLSGKGWKPNLDTIKEKNIKTKVRHWLF